A window of Mangifera indica cultivar Alphonso chromosome 13, CATAS_Mindica_2.1, whole genome shotgun sequence contains these coding sequences:
- the LOC123193968 gene encoding 3-ketoacyl-CoA synthase 11-like: MSELKPNTPLIQPSSSRKLPDFKQSVKLKYVKLGYHYVITHGMYLCLSPLVVLVAAQLSTFSIQDIYVLWDHLRFNLVSVISCSTLLVFLSTLYFLTRPRSVYLVNFACYKPEDARKCPKQIFMERSSLTGTFTDQNLEFQKKILERSGLGESTYLPEAVLRVPPNPCMAEARKEAEMVMFGALDELFEKTSLKPKDIGILIVNCSLFNPTPSLSAMVINHYKLRGNIISYNLGGMGCSAGLISIDLAKDLLQVHPNSYALVISMENITLNWYFGNERSMLVSNCLFRMGGAAILLSNKRSDRWRSKYSLVHAVRTHKASDDKCFSCITQQEDHTGRIGVSLSKDLMAVAGDALKTNITTLGPLVLPMSEQLLFFATLVGRKLFKMKIKPYIPDFKLAFEHFCIHAGGRAVLDELEKNLELSDWHMEPSRMTLYRFGNTSSSSLWYELAYSEAKGRIKRGDRTWQIAFGSGFKCNSAVWKALRTINPAKEKNPWIDEIQHFPVDVPKVAVI; encoded by the coding sequence ATGTCGGAATTAAAGCCTAATACACCCTTGATCCAACCTTCATCTTCTCGTAAACTTCCTGATTTCAAACAATCTGTGAAACTGAAATATGTAAAACTTGGCTACCATTATGTTATCACTCATGGAATGTATCTATGTTTATCACCTCTTGTTGTTCTTGTAGCTGCACAACTCTCTACATTCTCAATTCAAGATATCTATGTCCTCTGGGACCATCTTAGGTTCAATCTCGTTTCTGTGATCTCATGCTCCACCCTCTTGGTGTTTTTATCGACCCTTTACTTTTTAACGCGTCCCCGATCTGTTTATCTTGTAAATTTTGCATGTTATAAGCCGGAAGATGCTAGGAAATGCCCTAAGCAGATTTTCATGGAAAGATCCAGTTTAACGGGAACTTTCACAGATCAAAATCttgaatttcaaaagaaaattcttgAAAGGTCAGGCCTTGGTGAATCAACATACCTCCCAGAGGCCGTTTTGCGAGTTCCTCCCAATCCTTGTATGGCTGAGGCAAGAAAAGAAGCTGAGATGGTAATGTTTGGTGCCCTTGATGAGTTGTTTGAGAAAACGTCTTTGAAACCAAAAGATATTGGGATCCTGATTGTAAATTGTAGCTTGTTTAATCCAACACCTTCTTTGTCTGCAATGGTTATTAATCATTACAAGCTTAGAGggaatattattagttataatcTAGGTGGAATGGGCTGTAGTGCTGGTTTGATCTCTATTGATCTTGCAAAAGATCTTCTTCAAGTGCATCCAAATTCATACGCTTTGGTCATTAGCATGGAAAACATAACGTTGAATTGGTATTTTGGGAATGAGAGGTCAATGCTTGTCTCGAATTGCTTGTTTAGAATGGGTGGAGCTGCAATTCTGCTTTCAAACAAGAGGTCTGATCGGTGGCGATCCAAGTATAGTTTGGTACATGCTGTTAGAACACACAAAGCTTCTGATGATAAGTGCTTCTCTTGTATCACTCAGCAAGAGGATCATACAGGAAGAATTGGAGTGTCTCTGTCAAAGGATCTGATGGCAGTTGCTGGAGATGCTTTGAAGACTAATATCACTACCTTGGGCCCTCTCGTGTTGCCAATGTCTGAACAGTTACTCTTCTTTGCAACGCTGGTGGGAAGGAAACTtttcaagatgaaaattaaGCCTTACATCCCAGATTTCAAATTGGCTTTTGAGCATTTCTGCATTCATGCTGGAGGAAGAGCTGTGTTAGATGAGTTGGAGAAGAACTTGGAGCTTTCGGACTGGCATATGGAACCTTCAAGGATGACACTTTATAGGTTTGGCAACACTTCAAGCAGCTCTCTCTGGTATGAATTGGCCTACTCAGAAGCCAAGGGGAGAATAAAGAGGGGAGACAGAACATGGCAGATAGCATTCGGATCTGGATTCAAGTGTAACAGTGCAGTTTGGAAGGCTCTAAGGACCATAAATCCAGCTAAGGAGAAAAACCCATGGATAGATGAGATTCAACATTTCCCAGTTGATGTTCCAAAGGTTGCAGTCATCTAA
- the LOC123194200 gene encoding EG45-like domain containing protein has product MSTPQQLYAWLFMLLSAALFHFSNGGVAGIGTASSYGPPYLPTACYGNDQSQFPSDGLFAAAGEGIWDNGAACGTHYRVRCLSSRESQACIAGGKVVTVKIVDNARTSVSRPSAPSTIALSKTAFTAIANSSAGSLNIEFERV; this is encoded by the exons ATGTCTACGCCTCAGCAACTTTACGCATGGCTGTTTATGTTACTGTCAGCAGCACTTTTCCATTTCTCCAATGGTGGGGTGGCTGGCATCGGCACTGCTTCCAGCTACGGCCCTCCATACTTGC CGACGGCTTGTTATGGTAATGATCAATCACAGTTCCCGTCGGACGGCCTGTTTGCGGCGGCCGGGGAGGGGATATGGGATAATGGTGCAGCCTGTGGAACGCACTACCGTGTGAGATGCTTAAGTTCAAGGGAAAGTCAAGCTTGTATTGCTGGAGGCAAAGTTGTTACAGTCAAGATTGTTGATAATGCCAGAACTTCTGTGTCTCGTCCTTCTGCTCCTTCAACCATTGCCCTTTCTAAGACTGCGTTTACAGCCATTGCAAATTCATCTGCCGGATCTCTTAACATTGAATTTGAGCG AGTCTAG
- the LOC123195307 gene encoding EG45-like domain containing protein has protein sequence MSSSRHLLYKWAILLLSALLLRLSSADVGTGSRYGPPYMPTACFGNDGSQFPTNNHFAAVGEQMWDNGAICGKIYLVRCLSGSIPKACVSGKAIQVKVVDRAATSVSRPTAPATFVLSNDAFAAIANLSANSLNIEYSRG, from the exons ATGTCTTCTTCACGTCACCTACTTTATAAATGGGCAATTCTGCTTCTCTCAGCCTTGCTTCTCCGTCTCTCCTCTGCCGACGTGGGCACCGGTTCCCGCTACGGCCCCCCATACATGC CAACGGCCTGTTTCGGGAACGACGGCTCACAGTTTCCAACGAACAACCATTTCGCCGCCGTCGGGGAACAGATGTGGGATAACGGTGCAATCTGTGGGAAAATTTACTTGGTGAGATGCTTGAGTGGAAGCATTCCTAAGGCTTGTGTCAGTGGCAAAGCCATTCAGGTTAAGGTTGTTGATCGTGCTGCGACGTCTGTGTCTCGCCCTACTGCTCCTGCGACCTTTGTTCTTTCGAATGATGCTTTTGCAGCCATTGCAAATCTCTCTGCAAATTCTCTCAACATTGAATATTCTCGTGGAtaa
- the LOC123194201 gene encoding probable 1-deoxy-D-xylulose-5-phosphate synthase, chloroplastic, whose translation MKSDWVLAVPVTQMVSKTSRFTDCSVEALVIEAEKDKDTVLVHAGMEMDSSLQLFPEKFPEKYFDVGMAEQHAVTFSAGLSFGGLRPFCIIPSAFLQRAYDQVIHDVDQQRIPVRFVITSAGSVVSDGPTQCGAFDITFMSCLPNMIVMAPSNEDELVHMVAAAAQTDDRPIGKSLKVLVEGKDVALLGISGSFVKNILLITVEEGSIGGFESHVSQFIALDGQLDGRIKWRPIVLRDKYIEHASPSEQLSLAGLNGHQIAATALSLLGRTREALLLMC comes from the exons ATGAAGAGTGACTGGGTTCTTGCCGTCCCCGTTACTCAGATGGTGTCCAAAACTTCAAGATTTAC TGATTGCTCAGTGGAAGCTTTGGTTATTGAGGCAGAGAAAGACAAGGATACTGTTTTGGTCCATGCTGGAATGGAAATGGATTCGTCGCTTCAACTGTTTCCGGAAAAATTCCCAGAGAAGTATTTTGATGTTGGAATGGCTGAACAGCATGCTGTTACATTTTCTGCAGGTCTGTCATTTGGAGGCTTGAGGCCATTTTGCATAATTCCTTCTGCTTTTCTGCAGAGAGCTTATGATCAG GTGATCCATGATGTAGATCAACAGAGGATTCCAGTGCGTTTTGTCATTACAAGTGCAGGATCTGTAGTGTCTGATGGTCCCACACAATGTGGGGCATTTGATATTACTTTCATGTCATGTTTGCCAAACATGATTGTCATGGCACCATCTAATGAGGATGAGCTTGTGCACATGGTTGCGGCTGCTGCTCAAACTGATGATCGGCCA ATTGGAAAAAGCCTCAAAGTTCTTGTAGAGGGTAAAGATGTTGCTTTGCTTGG CATCTCAGGGAGCTTTGTCAAAAACATACTTCTTATCACAGTTGAGGAAGGTTCTATTGGAGGATTTGAATCACATGTTTCACAGTTTATCGCTCTCGATGGACAGCTTGATGGTAGAATTAAG TGGCGACCAATTGTTTTACGAGACAAGTACATTGAGCATGCATCGCCTAGTGAACAACTTTCTCTTGCGGGGCTGAATGGACATCAGATTGCTGCAACAGCACTAAGTCTGCTTGGCCGCACCCGTGAAGCCCTCCTTCTGATGTGCTAG
- the LOC123195143 gene encoding potassium channel AKT6: MSVTDGVLPSLGVTARSCRRIKLRRFIISPFDPRYRCWEAFLILLVLYTAWVCPFEFGFLLKPSTPLAILDNIVNGIFAIDISLTFFVAYLDKASYLLIDNPKLIAWRYTRTWLAFDVISSIPYEATTKILPSPLQSYGYFNILRLWRLRRVSKLFARLEKDKNYNYVRVRYVKLSCVTLFVVHCAACFFYFLAENYPEPERTWIGQTLGNFKQRSLWVKYVTSIYWSITTFTTTGYGDIHPANTRERLFDIFYMFLNLGLLSYLLGNMNNLVIHGTSRTRKFRDTIQAASSFARRNQLPVRLQDQMLAHLCLRYRTDSEGLHQQETIESLPKAIQSSISHFLFYSLVDQVYLFRGVSHDLLFQLVSEMKAEYFPPKEDVILQNEAPTDFYILVTGAADLITLKGGLEQVVAEAKPGDVVGEVGVLCYKPQLFTVRTKRLSQLLRLNRTAFLNLLRANVGDGTIIMNNLLQHLKDSGDPMMESILTDTEQKLAQGRMDLPLGLCFAAVRGDDLLLQQLLRRGSDPNEMDNSGRTALHIAASKGYEHCVVFLLEYGADPNIKDSEGSVPLWEAISGKHESVVKILAENGALLSSGDVSQFACTAIEQNNLDLLKDIVHHGGDLTRPTSSETTLLHKAISEGNVEIVKFLIDQGAEIDKPDTHGWTPRALADHQGLEEIQFLFQSGQQTKKSSVFTIPEKQGLPYFGKRIIKYSSEPSMPPFSPEFRPPFPKLTRSDSQWRRRPNHFQNSLFGIISAANSAERDRIAASGGFASFPTSSSTYPARVTISCPEKGAVAGKLVPLPNSLEELLNIGAQKFSFCPTKILTKGGAEIDDIDLIRDGDHLILLGDNSKNQMAEEPSSNTHGGL; the protein is encoded by the exons ATGAGTGTCACAGATGGCGTTCTTCCTTCTCTCGGTGTAACTGCTCGTAGCTGTCGCAGAATAAAACTACGTCGTTTCATTATCTCCCCTTTTGACCCCCGTTACAG ATGTTGGGAGGCATTTTTGATTTTACTGGTTCTCTATACAGCATGGGTGTGCCCTTTTGAATTTGGGTTTCTTTTAAAACCATCAACGCCGCTGGCTATACTTGATAACATTGTTAATGGGATTTTCGCCATTGACATCAGTTTGACCTTCTTTGTTGCGTACCTTGATAAAGCTTCTTATCTTCTCATTGATAACCCAAAGCTGATTGCTTGGAGATACACAAGAACCTGGTTGGCTTTTGATGTTATTTCTTCAATCCCTTATGAAGCCACTACAAAAATATTGCCTTCTCCACTTCAGTCCTATGGATACTTCAATATACTTCGTCTCTGGCGTCTCCGAAGAGTCAGTAAACTTTTTGCCAG ATTGGAGAAAGATAAGAACTATAATTATGTTCGGGTTCGATATGTAAAGCTATCATGT GTGACTCTCTTTGTAGTTCATTGTGCTGCGTGCTTCTTCTATTTTCTTGCTGAGAATTATCCAGAGCCAGAACGCACATGGATTGGGCAAACTTTAGGAAACTTTAAGCAAAGGAGCTTGTGGGTCAAGTATGTTACGTCAATTTACTGGTCTATAACCACGTTTACAACTACTGGTTATGGTGATATCCATCCTGCGAATACAAGGGAAAGGCTGTTTGACATATTCTACATGTTCCTTAATCTTGGCCTCTTATCATATTTACTTGGCAACATGAACAACCTCGTTATCCATGGGACCAGTCGCACAAGAAAATTC AGGGACACAATCCAAGCTGCTTCGAGTTTTGCTAGAAGGAACCAGCTACCTGTTCGGCTGCAAGATCAGATGCTAGCTCATTTGTGTTTGAGGTACAGAACTGATTCAGAAGGGCTGCACCAGCAAGAGACCATTGAATCCCTTCCTAAAGCCATTCAATCAAGCATTTCACACTTTCTCTTTTATTCACTGGTTGATCAGGTTTACTTGTTCCGTGGAGTCTCACACGACTTACTTTTCCAACTG GTATCTGAGATGAAAGCCGAGTATTTTCCTCCCAAAGAAGATGTAATTTTGCAGAATGAAGCACCCACTGACTTCTATATATTGGTCACTGGTGCTGCA GATCTCATAACGCTAAAGGGCGGATTAGAACAG GTTGTTGCAGAGGCAAAACCTGGAGATGTTGTTGGTGAGGTTGGTGTGTTGTGTTATAAGCCACAATTATTCACAGTCCGGACCAAACGATTGAGCCAGCTGCTTCGTCTGAACCGTACTGCTTTTCTAAATCTTCTACGGGCAAATGTTGGAGATGGAACAATAATCATGAACAATCTTCTTCAG CACTTGAAGGATTCGGGGGATCCAATGATGGAATCAATATTGACAGATACGGAGCAAAAGTTGGCTCAGGGAAGAATGGATCTGCCTCTTGGTCTATGCTTTGCTGCAGTTAGAGGAGATGATCTATTGTTACAACAGTTGCTGAGAAGAGGTTCAGACCCAAATGAAATGGATAACAGTGGAAGAACAGCATTG CACATTGCAGCATCTAAAGGATATGAGCATTGTGTGGTGTTTCTTCTTGAATATGGAGCAGATCCTAACATTAAAG ATTCAGAAGGAAGTGTTCCTCTATGGGAAGCCATATCGGGGAAGCATGAATCTGTGGTTAAAATTCTTGCAGAAAATGGGGCATTGCTATCTTCTGGAGATGTTAGTCAGTTTGCTTGCACTGCAATTGAGCAGAACAATTTGGATTTACTTAAGGACATTGTTCATCATGGAGGAGATTTAACAAGGCCCACTAGCAGTGAAACAACTCTACTTCATAAAGCAATCAGTGAAGGAAATGTTGAAATAGTTAAGTTTCTCATAGATCAAGGAGCTGAAATCGACAAGCCAGATACCCATGGCTGGACTCCAAGGGCTTTGGCAGATCACCAGGGCCTTGAAGAGATACAGTTTTTGTTCCAGTCTGGGCAACAAACCAAGAAATCATCAGTTTTTACCATTCCAGAGAAGCAGGGGTTGCCATATTTTGGCAAGCGTATTATAAAGTACAGTAGTGAACCCTCAATGCCTCCATTTTCTCCTGAATTTAGACCACCTTTTCCTAAGCTTACCAGATCTGATAGCCAATGGAGGCGAAGACCGAACCATTTTCAGAATTCACTGTTTGGTATCATATCAGCTGCAAATTCTG CTGAGAGGGATCGAATTGCAGCCTCAGGAGGATTTGCCAGTTTCCCAACTTCAAGCAGTACTTATCCAGCCAGAGTGACTATAAGTTGCCCAGAGAAAGGTGCAGTTGCTGGAAAGCTTGTTCCATTGCCTAACTCACTTGAAGAACTACTCAATATTGGTGCCCAGAAATTTAGTTTCTGTCCCACGAAAATTCTAACCAAAGGAGGAGCTGAAATTGATGATATAGACCTTATCAGAGACGGCGATCATCTAATTCTTCTTGGTGACAATTCAAAAAACCAAATGGCTGAAGAACCAAGCAGTAACACTCATGGTGGGTTGtaa
- the LOC123195159 gene encoding cytochrome b-c1 complex subunit 7-2, mitochondrial yields the protein MSSFLQSFLDPRKNWFAAQHMKTLSKRLRKYGLRYDDLYDPHYDLDIKEALRRLPKEVVDARHQRLKRAMDLSMKHEYLPEDLQAMQTPFRSYLQDMLALVKRERAEREALGALPLYQRTIP from the exons ATGTCGTCGTTTTTGCAGTCTTTTCTTGATCCAAGGAAGAACTGGTTCGCAGCACAGCACATGAAAACCCTCTCTAAACGACTTCGTAAATACG GGCTGCGGTACGATGATCTCTACGATCCTCACTACGATCTGGACATTAAGGAGGCGCTGAGGCGGTTGCCGAAAGAGGTCGTCGACGCTCGTCACCAGCGTCTCAAGCGTGCCATGGACCTTTCCATGAAACACGAGTACCTTCCTGAAGATCTTCAG GCCATGCAAACTCCATTTAGGAGCTATCTTCAAGATATGCTGGCCCTT GTTAAAAGGGAGAGAGCAGAACGTGAGGCTTTGGGAGCATTGCCTCTCTACCAGCGCACAATTCCTTAA